In one Mucilaginibacter ginsenosidivorax genomic region, the following are encoded:
- a CDS encoding glycosyltransferase family 2 protein encodes MGIQKLSIIIPAYNEGNTIHLILDKIKAVNLTNEIKKEIIIVNDCSKDDTEVAINSYQQSNPDVDIQYFKHEVNKGKGAALHTGISKATGEYLIIQDADLEYDPAEYNDLLKPVVNGFADVVYGSRFMGSNPHRILFFWHTIGNRWLTFASNMFSNLNLTDMETCYKLFDTKLIQAISLTEKRFGFEPEVTIKISRIPRIRIYEVGISYYGRTYEEGKKIGWKDGVRAIYCILKYGLFKGK; translated from the coding sequence ATGGGCATTCAAAAACTTTCAATTATTATCCCGGCTTATAACGAAGGCAATACCATACATTTAATTTTGGATAAAATTAAAGCGGTTAACCTAACCAATGAAATTAAAAAAGAGATTATTATTGTAAATGATTGTTCAAAGGACGATACCGAAGTTGCCATTAATTCATACCAGCAATCCAACCCGGATGTTGATATTCAGTACTTTAAGCACGAGGTAAATAAAGGTAAAGGGGCGGCCCTGCATACCGGCATCTCAAAAGCAACGGGCGAATATCTTATAATACAAGATGCTGATTTAGAGTATGATCCGGCTGAATATAACGATTTGTTAAAACCGGTAGTAAACGGTTTTGCCGATGTGGTGTATGGCTCCAGGTTTATGGGTAGCAATCCACACCGTATATTGTTTTTTTGGCATACTATAGGCAATAGGTGGTTAACCTTTGCATCAAATATGTTTAGTAACCTTAACCTGACGGATATGGAAACCTGCTATAAACTGTTTGATACCAAATTGATACAAGCCATTTCTCTTACCGAAAAACGCTTTGGATTTGAACCTGAAGTTACCATCAAAATATCCAGAATACCCAGGATCAGGATTTATGAAGTGGGGATTTCTTACTATGGTCGCACTTATGAGGAAGGGAAGAAAATAGGGTGGAAGGATGGCGTGAGGGCTATATACTGCATATTA
- the pbpC gene encoding penicillin-binding protein 1C yields MQAVLKRIKTYLKRPKVIFLLVFLFVLTVLFWFCLPKPLFKNPTSYVIDDNQGQLLGASIAKDGQWRFPYNDSVPQKFKQCIIAFEDKRFDRHPGFDALAFGRAIKQNISSKKVTSGGSTLTMQVIRLATKHKRNIWSKLLEIFMALRLELTYSKKEILALYTSNAPFGTNVIGLDAASWRYFGRSPDKLSWGEMAAMAVLPNAPSLVHPGKNRQTLLNKRNRLLTRLYKQGVIDSITAELAKLEPVPEKPMPLPSLAPHLLQRFKNDYDAKPMGDTRIRTSIRSGLQQQVNDILEQHHQVLKANDINNIAAIVLDVETGETLAYAGNITHHEDPQMESDVDVIDAPRSPGSTLKPLLYASAMHNGLILPNSLLPDIPTLIAGYHPENFDMGYDGAVPASKALARSLNVPAVKLLQQYKFEKFYDFLHKIGITTLTKPANHYGLSLILGGGENTLWELTGAYADMARVLNHYDKYNGSYDPEDFHNPVYGKQDIKKPDLEKSGLLDAASIYSTFQAMEEVMRPGEEMLWQQFSSSQRVAWKTGTSFGFRDGWAIGVTPRYVVGVWVGNTDGEGRPGLTGINAAAPALFEIFRLLPASKDWFAMPTGEMVKIDVCRQSGYRAGQYCQDIDQVMVPKTGLRAPVCPYHQLIHLSADGQYQVNGNCQPPDQMLNKKWFVLPPSMEYYYKSRNYQYHVLPPFRADCAQAENGNTMEVIYPKDGAKIYIPLEADGTRGRMICNAAHRLPGMKIFWHLDDQYMGTTKDFHQMALNPPPGKHILTLVDGNGNTINIGFEILSK; encoded by the coding sequence ATGCAAGCTGTATTAAAACGAATAAAAACTTACTTAAAAAGACCAAAAGTAATATTTCTGCTTGTATTCCTGTTCGTTTTAACCGTGTTGTTTTGGTTTTGTTTGCCAAAGCCACTATTTAAGAACCCTACATCATACGTAATTGACGATAATCAGGGCCAATTGTTGGGCGCATCCATTGCCAAAGATGGCCAATGGCGCTTTCCCTACAATGACAGCGTGCCCCAAAAATTCAAACAATGCATCATAGCTTTCGAAGACAAACGCTTTGACCGTCATCCTGGATTTGATGCCCTTGCTTTTGGACGTGCCATTAAACAAAACATAAGCTCAAAAAAAGTAACAAGTGGCGGCAGCACGCTAACAATGCAGGTAATTAGGCTGGCAACCAAACACAAACGCAACATTTGGAGCAAGTTACTGGAAATTTTTATGGCGCTTAGGCTCGAGCTTACTTATAGTAAAAAAGAAATACTGGCCCTTTACACCAGCAACGCGCCATTTGGCACCAACGTTATTGGCCTGGATGCCGCCTCCTGGCGCTATTTTGGCCGCAGTCCTGATAAACTTTCCTGGGGCGAAATGGCCGCTATGGCGGTATTGCCCAATGCGCCGTCTTTGGTACATCCTGGCAAAAACAGGCAAACATTGCTCAATAAACGGAACAGGCTGCTTACCAGGCTATACAAGCAAGGGGTTATAGACAGTATAACAGCCGAACTGGCAAAACTGGAACCTGTTCCGGAAAAGCCGATGCCATTACCTTCTCTTGCTCCGCATTTACTACAGCGCTTTAAAAATGATTACGATGCCAAGCCAATGGGCGATACCCGTATTCGTACAAGTATTCGTTCGGGCTTACAGCAACAGGTTAACGATATATTGGAGCAACATCACCAGGTTTTAAAGGCCAACGATATTAACAATATCGCTGCTATTGTGCTGGATGTTGAAACCGGCGAAACACTGGCTTATGCCGGTAATATTACCCACCATGAAGACCCGCAAATGGAAAGTGATGTAGATGTGATTGATGCTCCCCGTAGTCCCGGAAGTACGCTAAAACCACTGTTATATGCTTCAGCAATGCATAACGGGCTGATATTGCCTAACAGCTTACTGCCGGATATACCAACCTTGATAGCAGGTTATCACCCGGAGAACTTCGATATGGGGTATGATGGCGCTGTGCCTGCGTCAAAGGCGCTGGCAAGGTCGCTTAACGTGCCCGCTGTAAAACTACTGCAACAGTATAAATTCGAGAAATTTTATGATTTCTTGCATAAAATTGGTATCACCACCCTAACCAAGCCGGCAAACCATTATGGATTATCGTTGATACTGGGCGGTGGCGAAAACACGCTTTGGGAACTTACAGGCGCGTATGCGGATATGGCAAGGGTGCTTAACCATTACGATAAATACAACGGGAGTTACGACCCCGAGGATTTTCATAACCCTGTTTATGGCAAACAGGATATTAAGAAACCGGATCTGGAAAAATCAGGACTGCTTGATGCCGCTTCTATCTATAGCACTTTCCAGGCCATGGAAGAAGTAATGAGACCGGGCGAAGAAATGTTGTGGCAACAATTCAGTTCGAGCCAGCGCGTGGCCTGGAAAACAGGAACGAGCTTTGGCTTCAGGGATGGCTGGGCCATCGGTGTTACACCAAGGTATGTTGTTGGTGTTTGGGTTGGTAATACTGATGGCGAAGGCCGGCCCGGTTTAACCGGTATTAACGCCGCTGCCCCTGCCCTCTTCGAGATTTTTAGATTGCTGCCCGCATCAAAAGACTGGTTTGCAATGCCAACCGGCGAAATGGTAAAAATTGACGTGTGCAGGCAAAGCGGCTACCGTGCTGGTCAATATTGCCAGGATATTGACCAGGTAATGGTTCCTAAAACCGGCTTAAGGGCACCTGTTTGCCCTTATCATCAGCTTATTCATTTATCTGCCGATGGTCAATACCAGGTAAATGGCAATTGCCAGCCACCAGACCAAATGCTTAACAAAAAATGGTTTGTGCTGCCGCCATCCATGGAATATTATTATAAATCACGCAATTATCAATACCATGTACTTCCGCCATTTAGGGCAGATTGCGCCCAGGCTGAGAACGGGAATACCATGGAGGTGATTTACCCCAAAGACGGCGCAAAAATATACATCCCCCTTGAGGCCGATGGCACGCGCGGACGAATGATTTGTAATGCGGCGCACCGCTTACCTGGCATGAAAATATTCTGGCACCTGGATGATCAGTATATGGGTACTACCAAAGATTTCCACCAGATGGCTTTAAACCCGCCCCCGGGCAAGCATATCCTTACCCTGGTTGATGGCAATGGCAATACCATTAATATTGGTTTTGAGATTTTGAGTAAGTGA
- a CDS encoding 3'-5' exonuclease, translated as MLEQYDLHNLLVIDIETVPQYGTHDEVPEHFKKLWEVKTQYQRKDETPEEYYQRAGIWAEFGKIICISAGVFTRGKENTGLRIKSFAGHNETEILLNFSAMLFGQPANLVLVAHNGKEFDYPYICRRLLVNGLPFPPQLQLAGKKPWEIIHLDTMELWKFGDYKNYTSLNLLTAIFDIPTPKDDIDGSMVSHVYWNENQLERICTYCQKDVVATAQLIRRYRGEDLIKDEMITIVGQ; from the coding sequence ATGCTTGAGCAGTATGACCTGCACAATTTATTGGTAATTGATATTGAAACGGTTCCACAATATGGCACACATGACGAAGTGCCCGAGCATTTTAAAAAGCTTTGGGAGGTAAAAACGCAATATCAGCGTAAAGATGAAACACCCGAAGAATATTACCAGCGCGCAGGTATCTGGGCCGAATTTGGTAAGATAATATGCATATCGGCAGGCGTTTTTACAAGGGGAAAAGAAAATACCGGCTTAAGGATAAAATCATTTGCAGGGCATAATGAAACAGAAATCCTTCTTAATTTTTCGGCAATGTTATTTGGCCAGCCGGCTAACCTGGTGCTGGTAGCGCATAACGGTAAAGAGTTTGATTACCCTTATATATGCCGGCGTTTATTAGTAAACGGACTTCCTTTTCCACCCCAGCTGCAACTGGCAGGTAAAAAGCCATGGGAAATTATCCATTTGGATACTATGGAATTATGGAAATTTGGCGACTATAAAAACTACACGTCATTAAACCTGCTCACGGCCATTTTTGATATCCCTACTCCAAAAGATGATATTGACGGCAGCATGGTAAGCCATGTTTACTGGAACGAAAACCAGCTTGAGCGGATTTGCACTTATTGCCAAAAAGATGTAGTTGCCACCGCGCAGCTGATAAGGCGCTATCGTGGCGAGGACTTAATAAAAGATGAGATGATAACAATAGTTGGCCAATAA
- a CDS encoding ABC transporter ATP-binding protein → MLKVKNLEVSFKTGDGLFKAVKNISFDLQKGQTIGIVGESGSGKSVTSLALMRLLDTDKTVINGEVLLNDVSLCKLSEGDMRHIRGNRMAMIFQEPMTSLNPVLTCGFQLTEAIRLHSGLNKAAAKKKTIELFNEVQLPRPEAIFDSYPHQISGGQKQRVMIAMALSCNPEILIADEPTTALDVTVQKTIIELLLCLKKARQMSLIFISHDLGVIKEIADRVMVMYKGQIVEEANTTDLFDHPSHPYTKGLLACRPSPNQHLKKLPIVADFFDADNIQNKSAVTIENIRTLYHYPESEIETRKAELYKQEPLLTIDQLSTWFPVNTGLLGMSKKVVKAVNNVSFKVYPGETLGLVGESGCGKTTLGRTILRLIEPTAGNISFENTDLRSLKKNELREIRRNIQIIFQDPYSSLNPKLTVGQSIMEPLQVHQFYANNTKRKKHVLELLERVNLLPEHFNRYPHEFSGGQRQRIVIARALALQPKFIICDESVSALDVSVQAQVLNLIRELQQEFKLTYIFISHDLAVIKHISDRMMVMNKGEIIETGYPDDIYYRPKDEYTRNLIASIPQG, encoded by the coding sequence ATGCTCAAAGTAAAAAACCTGGAGGTAAGTTTTAAAACCGGAGACGGCCTGTTTAAAGCAGTAAAAAACATCTCGTTCGATCTACAAAAAGGCCAAACTATCGGAATAGTGGGCGAATCGGGTTCGGGTAAATCAGTTACATCGCTTGCCCTGATGCGACTTTTAGATACAGACAAAACCGTTATCAATGGCGAAGTGCTGTTAAACGACGTAAGTTTGTGCAAATTATCAGAAGGCGATATGCGTCACATCAGGGGCAACCGTATGGCCATGATTTTTCAGGAGCCTATGACTTCGCTCAATCCTGTGCTTACCTGTGGTTTCCAGTTAACTGAGGCTATCCGGTTGCATTCGGGTTTAAACAAGGCTGCGGCCAAAAAGAAAACTATCGAGCTTTTTAACGAAGTGCAACTGCCCCGTCCTGAAGCAATTTTTGATAGTTACCCGCATCAAATTTCGGGAGGGCAAAAACAAAGGGTAATGATAGCTATGGCCCTATCCTGTAATCCGGAGATATTAATAGCCGATGAACCAACCACCGCGCTTGATGTAACGGTACAGAAAACTATTATTGAACTGCTGTTGTGCCTTAAAAAAGCGCGCCAAATGAGCCTCATTTTCATTTCGCATGATCTGGGGGTTATTAAAGAAATTGCCGACAGGGTAATGGTGATGTATAAAGGCCAAATTGTTGAGGAGGCTAATACTACTGACCTATTCGATCATCCCAGCCATCCATACACTAAAGGCTTATTAGCATGCAGGCCATCGCCAAATCAGCATTTGAAAAAGCTGCCTATAGTTGCCGATTTTTTTGATGCGGATAATATCCAAAATAAATCGGCGGTAACTATAGAAAACATCAGGACATTGTACCATTATCCTGAAAGTGAAATAGAAACAAGAAAGGCAGAGCTTTATAAGCAAGAGCCTTTATTAACAATAGATCAGCTCTCAACCTGGTTCCCGGTTAATACCGGCTTGTTGGGTATGTCAAAAAAAGTGGTTAAAGCGGTAAACAATGTAAGTTTTAAAGTTTACCCAGGCGAAACGCTTGGCCTGGTTGGTGAATCGGGTTGCGGAAAAACAACTTTAGGCCGTACCATTTTAAGACTGATTGAGCCGACAGCCGGTAATATCAGTTTTGAAAATACCGATCTGCGAAGCTTAAAAAAAAATGAACTTCGCGAGATTCGCCGCAATATCCAAATCATTTTCCAGGACCCTTACTCGTCTTTAAACCCTAAATTAACCGTCGGCCAATCCATCATGGAGCCTTTGCAGGTGCACCAGTTTTATGCCAATAATACCAAACGCAAAAAACACGTATTGGAATTACTGGAACGTGTAAATCTGTTACCCGAACATTTTAACCGTTACCCCCACGAGTTTTCAGGAGGCCAGCGGCAGCGCATAGTGATAGCGCGGGCGCTCGCCCTGCAGCCTAAGTTTATTATCTGCGACGAATCGGTGTCGGCGCTCGACGTATCTGTGCAGGCACAGGTGCTTAACCTGATCCGGGAATTACAGCAGGAATTTAAGCTCACTTATATCTTCATCTCGCATGATCTTGCCGTTATTAAACATATATCCGACAGGATGATGGTGATGAACAAAGGCGAGATCATCGAAACTGGATACCCCGATGATATTTATTACCGGCCAAAGGATGAGTACACCAGGAATTTGATTGCATCAATACCGCAGGGGTGA